A stretch of the Haloplanus aerogenes genome encodes the following:
- a CDS encoding metal-dependent hydrolase, which yields MVDLSIPLLVAGAALPDLVDKPAAMVGIVDLYQSAGHSLLLLVVGFAVVFLRREWTPLWLGWASHLLLDAAHMLLNGRADDILFLAWPAIEHTPAVDLPPIAFFQHYLGTPSFYAEFVVWGLLGYVLIADGE from the coding sequence ATGGTGGACCTCTCGATCCCCCTGCTCGTCGCCGGCGCGGCCCTCCCCGACCTCGTGGACAAGCCGGCGGCGATGGTCGGGATTGTCGACCTCTACCAGTCGGCCGGGCACTCGCTTCTCCTGCTCGTCGTGGGCTTCGCCGTCGTCTTCCTCCGCCGCGAGTGGACGCCGCTCTGGCTCGGCTGGGCGTCACATCTCCTCCTCGACGCCGCTCACATGCTTCTCAACGGCCGAGCGGACGATATTCTATTTCTGGCGTGGCCGGCAATCGAACACACGCCCGCGGTCGATCTCCCGCCCATCGCCTTCTTCCAGCACTACCTCGGGACGCCGTCGTTTTACGCCGAGTTCGTCGTCTGGGGATTACTGGGATACGTACTGATAGCCGACGGCGAATGA
- the mvaD gene encoding phosphomevalonate decarboxylase MvaD, with translation MKATATAHPIQGLVKYHGMRDPELRLPYHDSISVCTAPSRTTTTVEFGATDEDVYVVDGDRVKGRGAERIDAVVDHVRDLADLDDPVRLESENSFQSNVGFGSSSSGFAAAAMALAEAAGLDLTRPEISTIARRGSSSAARAVTGAFSHLYAGLNDHDCRSERIETNLEDDLRIVAALVPSYKETEQAHEEAADSHMFQARMAHVHGQLAEMRDALRNAEFDRAFELAEHDSLSLAATTMTGPAGWVYWQPRTIAVFNTVRALRKEDVPVYFSTDTGASVYVNTTAEYVDRVESAVADCGVETDVWEVGGPAEVRPERDALF, from the coding sequence ATGAAAGCGACCGCGACGGCCCACCCGATTCAGGGGCTGGTGAAGTACCACGGGATGCGCGACCCCGAACTCCGCCTCCCGTACCACGACAGCATCAGCGTCTGCACGGCGCCGAGTCGCACGACCACGACCGTCGAGTTCGGCGCGACCGACGAGGACGTGTACGTCGTCGACGGCGACCGCGTCAAGGGGCGCGGTGCCGAGCGTATCGACGCCGTCGTCGACCACGTCCGCGACCTCGCGGATCTCGACGACCCCGTCCGGCTGGAGAGCGAGAACTCCTTCCAGTCGAACGTCGGGTTCGGCTCCTCGTCGTCGGGATTCGCCGCCGCCGCGATGGCGCTCGCGGAGGCGGCGGGCCTCGATCTCACCCGGCCCGAAATCTCGACCATCGCCCGTCGCGGCTCCTCGTCCGCCGCCCGCGCCGTCACCGGCGCCTTCTCTCATCTCTACGCCGGCCTCAACGACCACGACTGCCGCTCCGAGCGCATCGAGACGAATCTGGAGGACGACCTGCGGATCGTCGCTGCGCTCGTCCCCTCGTACAAGGAGACCGAACAGGCCCACGAGGAGGCGGCGGACAGCCACATGTTCCAGGCGCGGATGGCCCACGTCCACGGCCAGCTCGCGGAGATGCGGGACGCCCTGCGCAACGCCGAGTTCGACCGTGCGTTCGAACTCGCGGAACACGACTCGCTCTCGCTCGCGGCGACGACGATGACGGGGCCCGCGGGCTGGGTGTACTGGCAACCCCGCACCATCGCCGTCTTCAACACCGTCCGCGCGCTCCGGAAGGAGGACGTGCCGGTCTACTTCTCCACCGACACCGGCGCGAGCGTCTACGTCAACACGACCGCCGAGTACGTCGACCGCGTCGAATCCGCCGTCGCGGACTGTGGCGTCGAGACCGACGTGTGGGAGGTCGGTGGTCCCGCCGAGGTGCGTCCGGAGCGCGACGCGCTCTTTTGA
- a CDS encoding DUF655 domain-containing protein gives MTTSESGEASDDQGVDAAEETERSYAVVLDHLPHGRPEDDRPQYKKSPLAYALGESEFRLLELTLTDDADVSIGDRIVLVPEDERKSVSRIREVGYDDLSNAAHSELEYVVEEIVDRHERRFVDFYNDAQPITLRLHQLNLLPGIGKKLRNDVLDERKRAPFESFEELEERIAGLHDPKGVLVDRILEELRDEDLKYRTFVE, from the coding sequence ATGACGACCTCCGAGAGCGGAGAGGCCAGCGACGACCAGGGCGTCGACGCCGCGGAGGAGACGGAGCGGTCGTACGCGGTGGTACTCGACCACTTGCCACACGGCCGGCCGGAAGACGACCGACCGCAGTACAAGAAGTCGCCGCTGGCGTACGCCCTCGGGGAGTCGGAGTTTCGGCTGCTCGAACTCACGCTCACCGACGACGCGGACGTGAGCATCGGCGATCGGATCGTCCTCGTGCCCGAGGACGAACGGAAGTCGGTTAGCCGCATCCGCGAGGTTGGATACGACGATCTCTCGAACGCCGCCCACTCCGAACTGGAGTACGTGGTCGAGGAGATCGTCGACCGCCACGAACGGCGGTTCGTCGACTTCTACAACGACGCCCAGCCGATCACCCTCCGCCTCCACCAGCTCAACCTCCTCCCCGGAATCGGGAAGAAACTCCGCAACGACGTGCTCGACGAGCGCAAGCGGGCGCCGTTCGAGAGCTTCGAGGAACTGGAGGAGCGGATCGCGGGCCTCCACGATCCCAAGGGCGTCCTCGTCGACCGAATTCTGGAAGAACTCCGCGACGAGGACCTCAAGTACCGGACGTTCGTGGAGTAG
- a CDS encoding RAD55 family ATPase, which translates to MAEGDARANRYALADTLPLDIDSLDQGMNVLVSGPPMSGKRRLVFDLLAPETVPADPIVVMTTDDPDSRIRTQFEDRDVRFDPSTFRVVDATGAPGDSEPSIHRVSSPADLTGMGVAFTQAVDQMGTPDRLRLGFVSISTLLQYVDAERAFSFLHVLSRRTSAAGYLGVYSIDPTTHEDRFVNVVTSIFDAAIEIREEDGGRELRVRGLSDVAPEWTAFPY; encoded by the coding sequence ATGGCTGAAGGCGACGCCAGAGCCAACCGCTACGCGCTCGCGGACACCTTGCCTCTCGACATCGACAGTCTCGATCAGGGGATGAACGTCCTGGTGTCCGGTCCGCCGATGTCGGGCAAGCGCCGGCTCGTGTTCGACCTCCTCGCCCCCGAGACCGTCCCGGCAGACCCAATCGTCGTGATGACGACCGACGATCCGGACTCGCGTATCCGGACGCAGTTCGAGGATCGGGACGTTCGATTCGACCCGTCGACCTTCCGCGTCGTCGACGCGACCGGCGCACCGGGAGACTCCGAGCCCTCGATCCATCGCGTCTCCTCGCCAGCCGACCTCACCGGCATGGGCGTCGCGTTCACGCAGGCCGTCGATCAGATGGGAACGCCCGACCGTCTCCGGCTGGGCTTCGTCTCTATCTCGACACTCCTCCAGTACGTCGACGCCGAACGCGCGTTCTCGTTCCTGCACGTTCTCTCCCGGCGGACGAGCGCCGCAGGCTATCTCGGCGTCTACAGTATCGACCCGACGACCCACGAAGACCGGTTCGTGAACGTCGTCACCTCAATTTTCGACGCCGCAATCGAGATTCGTGAGGAAGATGGCGGCCGCGAACTCCGGGTTCGCGGCCTCTCCGACGTGGCCCCCGAGTGGACGGCGTTCCCCTACTAG
- a CDS encoding 5-methyltetrahydropteroyltriglutamate--homocysteine methyltransferase yields the protein MTELVATTPGLYPLPDWAKDELSELKGHQKGDLVSGDEGPEIVDAYDRARSEVVDAQVDAGLDRVVEGQLRWDDMLAHPLTVHENVETGGIVRYYDNNNFYRDPQVRGELTPSGDVAAELDAVDADDLQAVLPGPYSLADLATDEYYGDEADFLDAIAEFLAGEVDAFPSHETLFLLEPSLVENAPDEDTNERASAAIDAVADATDADVVVHTYWGAVPEKTYAHLMDADVDAIGFDFVTDADASLYNINEYGTKSQISMGLVDGQNTLVESPETIRDRVEWVDDNTHTDFERAYVTSNTELFYLPVNKFEDKLAALGDAAALAEVDA from the coding sequence ATGACCGAACTGGTCGCCACCACACCGGGACTGTATCCGCTTCCCGACTGGGCGAAAGACGAACTATCGGAGCTGAAAGGCCATCAGAAGGGCGATCTCGTCAGCGGCGACGAGGGGCCGGAGATCGTCGACGCCTACGATCGCGCGCGAAGCGAGGTCGTCGACGCGCAGGTCGACGCCGGCCTCGACCGCGTCGTCGAGGGACAGCTTCGCTGGGACGACATGCTCGCCCACCCGCTGACGGTTCACGAGAACGTCGAGACGGGCGGGATCGTTCGCTACTACGACAACAACAACTTCTACCGCGACCCGCAGGTACGGGGCGAACTCACGCCCTCGGGCGACGTGGCCGCCGAACTGGATGCCGTCGACGCCGACGACCTGCAGGCCGTTCTGCCGGGCCCGTACTCGCTCGCCGACCTCGCGACCGACGAGTACTACGGCGACGAGGCGGACTTCCTCGACGCTATCGCCGAGTTCCTCGCTGGCGAGGTCGACGCGTTCCCGAGCCACGAGACGCTGTTCCTGCTCGAACCCTCGCTGGTCGAGAACGCGCCGGACGAGGACACGAACGAACGCGCGAGCGCCGCCATCGACGCGGTGGCCGACGCCACCGACGCCGACGTGGTCGTCCACACCTACTGGGGCGCAGTGCCGGAGAAGACGTACGCGCACCTGATGGACGCCGACGTGGACGCCATCGGCTTCGACTTCGTCACCGACGCCGACGCCTCGCTCTACAACATCAACGAGTACGGCACGAAATCGCAGATTTCGATGGGCCTCGTCGACGGCCAGAACACGCTCGTCGAGTCGCCGGAGACGATCCGCGACCGCGTCGAGTGGGTCGACGACAACACCCACACCGACTTCGAGCGAGCCTACGTCACCTCCAACACCGAACTGTTCTACCTGCCGGTGAACAAGTTCGAGGACAAACTCGCGGCGCTCGGTGACGCCGCCGCGCTCGCGGAGGTGGACGCATGA
- a CDS encoding methionine synthase, with amino-acid sequence MSENNREQFRPDDHPNEHFLLTSIVGSYPKPKWLNRVSDLADDPDSKFTEDHLHEAHDDACRVIIDEHERTGLDTVSDGEMRRNEMVEFFADRIEGYEFNGPVKVWGHNYFDKPSVVDDVEYDESWLVDEFEFTHAAASKPVKMPITGPYTLASWSFNEAYEDDAELSYALADLVNEEIEALVEAGARYIQIDEPALATTPDDYAIVGECLDRIVADIPDEVRIGLHVCYGDYSRIYPELLEYPIDEFDVELCNGDYEQIDVFTDPEFTTDLALGVVDVHTTDVESVEEIKENIKEGFKVVPPERLTVSPDCGVKLLPRDVARQKIENMVTATREIEAELDAGEIDLGPEVSAD; translated from the coding sequence ATGAGCGAGAACAACCGCGAGCAGTTCCGCCCCGACGACCACCCGAACGAGCACTTCCTGCTGACCTCCATCGTCGGCTCCTACCCGAAGCCCAAGTGGCTCAACCGGGTGTCCGACCTCGCGGACGACCCCGATTCGAAGTTCACGGAGGACCACCTCCACGAGGCCCACGACGACGCCTGTCGCGTCATCATCGACGAACATGAGCGGACGGGGCTGGACACCGTCTCGGACGGCGAGATGCGCCGCAACGAGATGGTCGAGTTCTTCGCCGACCGCATCGAGGGCTACGAGTTCAACGGGCCCGTGAAGGTGTGGGGGCACAACTACTTCGACAAGCCCTCCGTCGTCGACGACGTCGAGTACGACGAGTCGTGGCTGGTCGACGAGTTCGAGTTCACCCACGCCGCCGCGAGCAAGCCGGTGAAGATGCCGATCACCGGTCCCTACACCCTCGCCTCGTGGTCGTTCAACGAGGCCTACGAGGACGACGCCGAACTCTCCTACGCGCTCGCGGATCTCGTCAACGAGGAGATCGAAGCGCTCGTGGAGGCGGGCGCACGCTACATCCAGATCGACGAACCCGCGCTGGCGACGACACCGGACGACTACGCCATCGTCGGCGAGTGTCTGGACCGCATCGTCGCGGACATCCCCGACGAAGTGCGCATCGGCCTCCACGTCTGTTACGGCGACTACTCCCGCATCTACCCCGAACTGCTGGAGTACCCCATCGACGAGTTCGACGTGGAACTCTGTAACGGCGACTACGAGCAGATCGACGTGTTCACCGACCCCGAGTTCACGACCGACCTCGCCCTCGGCGTCGTCGACGTGCACACGACGGACGTGGAGAGCGTCGAGGAGATCAAGGAGAACATCAAAGAGGGCTTCAAGGTCGTTCCCCCGGAGCGCCTGACGGTCAGCCCCGACTGCGGCGTGAAACTCCTGCCGCGTGACGTGGCGCGCCAGAAAATCGAGAATATGGTGACGGCGACCCGGGAGATCGAGGCCGAACTCGACGCCGGCGAGATCGATCTCGGGCCGGAAGTTAGCGCGGATTAG
- a CDS encoding response regulator, translated as MTASEGGTVLIVDDDREVVRTYRRYLEDTYTIREAYDGEDALETLDGDVDVVLLDRLMPGVSGGEVLDRIREREYDVRVAMVTAVDPDFDIVDMGFDDYITKPTTRSELRETIEELLTLDQHATDVREYHSLLVKAAALHEGKSTYELDENPAYAELKSRISDLEATLESEAERLTDDSRFVATLRAIDTSITREETDG; from the coding sequence ATGACCGCGAGCGAGGGGGGGACCGTACTCATCGTCGACGACGACCGTGAGGTCGTTCGTACGTACCGACGGTATCTCGAAGACACGTACACGATTCGCGAGGCGTACGACGGCGAGGACGCCCTCGAAACGCTCGACGGCGACGTGGACGTGGTGTTGCTCGACCGGCTGATGCCCGGCGTGTCCGGCGGCGAGGTTCTCGACCGGATTCGCGAGCGAGAATACGACGTCCGGGTCGCCATGGTGACCGCCGTCGATCCCGACTTCGACATCGTCGATATGGGGTTCGACGACTACATCACCAAGCCCACGACCCGTTCGGAGCTTCGAGAGACGATCGAGGAGTTGCTCACGCTCGACCAACACGCCACCGACGTCCGGGAGTATCACTCCCTGCTCGTGAAGGCCGCCGCGTTGCACGAAGGGAAGTCGACGTACGAACTGGACGAGAATCCCGCGTACGCCGAACTCAAATCCCGGATCTCGGATCTCGAAGCGACGCTCGAATCCGAGGCCGAGCGTCTGACCGACGACTCGCGGTTCGTCGCGACGCTCCGCGCAATCGACACCTCGATAACACGGGAGGAGACCGATGGCTGA
- a CDS encoding TOBE domain-containing protein yields MALSARNRLSGTVQSVETDGLMAEVEIELDADQVVTAVITSGSVDRLGVEEGKELSAVIKATEVMVEN; encoded by the coding sequence ATGGCACTCAGTGCCCGTAACCGGCTCAGTGGAACCGTACAGAGCGTCGAAACCGACGGCCTGATGGCCGAAGTCGAGATCGAACTCGACGCCGATCAGGTCGTCACCGCCGTCATCACGTCGGGATCGGTCGACCGCCTCGGTGTCGAGGAAGGGAAAGAGCTCAGCGCCGTCATCAAGGCGACCGAAGTGATGGTCGAGAACTAA
- a CDS encoding mechanosensitive ion channel family protein, whose product MANLLAIADGSTVGRTVATLLVVAAVLAVRFGARRWRRGRESTKQSLPNVTVSALVTLATGGGIIAVVLLWDLIGPLQRSYRSLGLEDIAGRVLLSVVILATTYALTGFVGRVIGEFTGQRSTISEHQREIIYRLTQVSLYTLAVLVVVGLFTQNLGSLIVGAGFLGIVVGMAARQTLGAALAGFVLMFSRPFEIGDWVEIGDREGIVTEITIVTTRIQTFDGEYVMLPNDEVSGQPITNRTRKGRLRIEVEVGVDYDHDPERAAEIARETVRGLDEVLQVPTPQVVGKRFGDSAIVLGVRVWIDNPSSRRMWRARTAVIEAVTDAFEEEGIKIPFPQRELMGRTEEGGFAIAESADRAAPTPDGGGDGDE is encoded by the coding sequence ATGGCTAATCTGCTGGCGATCGCGGACGGATCGACGGTCGGGCGAACGGTCGCGACGCTACTCGTCGTCGCGGCCGTCCTCGCCGTGCGGTTCGGCGCCCGCCGGTGGCGACGGGGTCGAGAGTCGACGAAGCAGTCGCTCCCGAACGTCACGGTGTCGGCGCTCGTCACGCTGGCGACCGGAGGCGGCATCATCGCGGTCGTCCTCCTGTGGGATCTGATCGGGCCGCTCCAGCGCTCCTACCGGAGTCTCGGGCTGGAGGACATCGCCGGGCGCGTGTTGCTCTCGGTGGTCATCCTCGCAACGACGTACGCGCTGACGGGCTTCGTGGGCCGCGTAATCGGCGAGTTCACCGGTCAACGCTCCACCATCAGCGAACACCAGCGCGAAATCATCTACCGACTCACACAGGTCTCCCTCTACACGCTCGCCGTGCTGGTGGTGGTAGGGCTATTCACCCAGAACCTCGGGAGCCTCATCGTCGGGGCGGGCTTTCTCGGCATCGTGGTTGGGATGGCGGCCAGACAGACGCTGGGCGCCGCTCTCGCGGGCTTTGTCCTCATGTTCTCTCGGCCGTTCGAGATCGGTGACTGGGTCGAGATCGGTGACCGCGAGGGGATCGTCACGGAGATTACCATCGTCACGACGCGCATCCAGACGTTCGACGGGGAGTACGTGATGCTCCCGAACGACGAGGTGAGCGGCCAGCCGATCACCAACCGGACGCGCAAGGGCCGCCTCCGCATCGAGGTGGAGGTCGGCGTCGACTACGATCACGACCCCGAGCGCGCGGCCGAAATCGCCCGAGAGACGGTGCGCGGTCTCGACGAGGTGTTGCAGGTGCCGACGCCGCAGGTGGTCGGCAAACGCTTCGGTGACTCCGCCATCGTCCTCGGGGTGCGGGTGTGGATCGATAACCCGAGCTCCCGGCGGATGTGGCGGGCGCGAACGGCCGTCATCGAGGCGGTCACCGACGCCTTCGAGGAGGAAGGGATCAAGATCCCGTTCCCGCAGCGCGAACTCATGGGCCGGACCGAGGAAGGTGGCTTCGCCATCGCCGAGAGCGCTGACCGGGCAGCGCCGACGCCCGACGGAGGCGGGGACGGGGATGAGTGA
- a CDS encoding HemK2/MTQ2 family protein methyltransferase: protein MSDDDTSAGESGDTTTRDDLAERRGLEREVYQPAEDSRLLAEAAVEHARGRTLEVGTGSGWVAERIATETDAEVVASDYNLAACRQARDRGVPVVRADLVEPFRDEAFDTVAFNPPYLPTDPDNEWDDSMERALSGGESGREVIDPFLDTVGRVLRPDGVVLLLVSSLTGFETVVDRAEANGFAVSTVRQESYPFEVLSILRLE, encoded by the coding sequence ATGAGTGACGACGACACGAGCGCCGGCGAGTCCGGGGACACGACTACCCGCGACGATCTCGCGGAGCGCCGTGGACTGGAGCGTGAGGTGTACCAGCCCGCGGAGGACTCCCGTCTCCTCGCAGAGGCGGCGGTCGAACACGCCCGTGGCCGAACGCTCGAAGTGGGCACGGGATCGGGCTGGGTGGCCGAGCGGATTGCGACGGAGACGGACGCCGAGGTCGTCGCCAGCGACTACAACCTCGCGGCCTGCCGGCAGGCACGGGACCGGGGGGTGCCGGTCGTCCGCGCCGACCTCGTGGAACCCTTCCGTGACGAGGCGTTCGACACCGTCGCCTTCAACCCGCCCTACCTCCCCACCGATCCGGACAACGAGTGGGACGATTCGATGGAGCGGGCGCTCTCCGGCGGCGAGTCCGGCCGCGAGGTGATCGATCCCTTCCTCGATACGGTGGGGCGGGTGCTCCGGCCGGACGGCGTCGTCCTCCTCCTCGTGAGCAGTCTCACCGGGTTCGAGACGGTCGTCGACCGCGCGGAGGCGAACGGTTTCGCCGTCTCGACGGTCCGGCAGGAGTCGTACCCCTTCGAGGTGCTGTCGATCCTTCGACTCGAATAA
- a CDS encoding NAD(P)/FAD-dependent oxidoreductase has product MRVVVLGAGYAGLTLARRLESRLPESVDLVVVDESDRHLVQHELHRVIRRPAVEDAITVPLRDVLDWATVRTARVEDIDREARRIHLTDDALDYDYAAVCLGAETAFYDLPGVHEHGLPLKRLDHAHRIREAFLDACEADGRAVVGGAGLSGVQVAGELAAVAAERDADVDVTVLERLDSVAPAFPEAFQSAVRDALDAAGVTVRTNARVTGATAEAVELDGRTIPYDTFVWTGGIRGPDAMGSDRPVVRGDLRLDDHTFAVGDVARVVDADGEAVPASAAAAIREARTVATNLDRLVRWELDGRGTDEFPPKLDPFRFDAPGWIASIGDDAVATVGPKVFTGGPARAMKATVGAGHLSSVGAISRAADLVTEELG; this is encoded by the coding sequence ATGCGCGTCGTCGTTCTCGGTGCCGGGTACGCCGGTCTCACGCTCGCCCGTCGCCTCGAATCCAGACTCCCCGAGTCGGTCGACCTCGTCGTCGTCGACGAGTCCGACCGACATCTCGTCCAGCACGAACTCCACCGCGTGATCCGCCGGCCGGCGGTGGAAGACGCCATCACCGTCCCCCTCCGGGACGTACTCGACTGGGCGACCGTTCGGACCGCTCGCGTCGAGGATATCGACCGGGAGGCCCGTCGCATCCACCTCACGGACGACGCCCTCGACTACGACTACGCGGCCGTCTGCCTCGGCGCCGAGACGGCGTTTTACGACCTGCCCGGCGTCCACGAACACGGCCTGCCGCTGAAGCGACTCGACCACGCCCACCGCATCCGCGAGGCGTTCCTCGACGCCTGCGAGGCGGACGGCCGTGCCGTCGTCGGCGGGGCCGGCCTCTCGGGCGTGCAGGTGGCCGGCGAACTTGCGGCGGTGGCCGCCGAACGCGACGCCGACGTGGACGTGACCGTCCTCGAACGCCTGGACTCGGTCGCGCCTGCCTTCCCCGAGGCGTTCCAGTCGGCCGTCCGCGACGCCCTCGATGCGGCCGGCGTGACGGTGCGGACGAACGCTCGCGTCACCGGCGCGACGGCCGAGGCGGTCGAACTCGACGGTCGGACGATACCGTACGACACGTTCGTGTGGACCGGCGGCATTCGCGGTCCCGACGCGATGGGGAGCGACCGGCCGGTCGTTCGGGGTGACCTCCGACTCGATGACCACACGTTCGCCGTCGGTGACGTGGCACGGGTCGTCGATGCCGACGGCGAGGCCGTCCCCGCGAGCGCGGCGGCTGCCATCCGCGAAGCCCGGACCGTCGCGACGAACCTCGACCGCCTCGTCCGGTGGGAACTGGACGGGCGGGGAACCGACGAGTTCCCGCCCAAACTCGACCCGTTCCGGTTCGACGCGCCGGGCTGGATCGCGTCGATCGGTGACGACGCCGTGGCGACGGTCGGCCCGAAGGTGTTCACCGGCGGCCCCGCGCGGGCGATGAAGGCGACGGTCGGCGCCGGTCACCTCTCCTCCGTCGGCGCGATCAGTCGCGCGGCCGACCTCGTCACCGAAGAACTCGGATGA
- a CDS encoding 16S ribosomal RNA methyltransferase A: MTASRDPDRLLQRAGVRGNPDRDQHFLVDERVLDRLPTYLPADADRSHVLEIGGGTGALTDRLLATSDQVTVIERDPDLVAFLRQEFADERAAGHLTVRQGDALEIDLPADATASVSNLPYGVSSEITFRLLPLGIPTVLMFQREFAERMAAEPGTSEYGRLSVSAQHYAAVEVVEPVPPEAFSPPPAVDSAVVRTTPRAPDYEVDDEDFFLRFVKAVFTQRRKTIRNAIRNTAHISGLDDPDAVVAAADEELVSKRAGDLAPDDFAALARLAVERGGTDG; the protein is encoded by the coding sequence ATGACAGCGTCGCGCGATCCGGATCGGTTGCTCCAGCGGGCAGGTGTACGTGGAAACCCCGACCGGGATCAGCACTTCCTCGTCGACGAGCGGGTGCTCGATCGGTTGCCGACGTATCTGCCGGCCGACGCCGACCGGAGTCACGTCCTCGAAATCGGCGGTGGCACCGGTGCGCTCACCGACCGCCTGCTGGCGACGAGTGATCAGGTGACCGTGATCGAGCGCGATCCGGATCTCGTGGCGTTCCTTCGACAGGAGTTCGCGGACGAGCGGGCGGCGGGCCACCTGACCGTGCGCCAGGGCGACGCTCTCGAAATCGATCTGCCGGCCGACGCCACCGCGAGCGTTTCGAACCTGCCCTACGGCGTCTCCAGCGAGATCACGTTCCGTCTGCTCCCGCTCGGCATCCCGACCGTCCTCATGTTCCAGCGGGAGTTCGCGGAGCGTATGGCCGCCGAACCAGGGACGAGCGAGTACGGGCGGCTGTCGGTGAGCGCCCAGCACTACGCCGCAGTGGAGGTAGTCGAACCGGTGCCGCCGGAGGCGTTCTCGCCGCCACCGGCCGTCGACAGCGCGGTGGTGCGAACGACGCCCCGGGCCCCCGACTACGAGGTAGACGACGAGGACTTCTTCCTGCGGTTCGTGAAGGCAGTGTTCACCCAGCGTCGGAAGACGATACGGAACGCCATCCGCAACACGGCCCACATCTCGGGACTGGACGATCCGGACGCGGTCGTCGCGGCGGCCGACGAGGAACTCGTCTCGAAGCGCGCGGGCGATCTGGCACCGGACGACTTCGCCGCCCTCGCCCGCCTCGCCGTCGAGCGGGGTGGGACGGATGGCTAA